From the genome of Chelonoidis abingdonii isolate Lonesome George chromosome 25, CheloAbing_2.0, whole genome shotgun sequence, one region includes:
- the DNALI1 gene encoding LOW QUALITY PROTEIN: axonemal dynein light intermediate polypeptide 1 (The sequence of the model RefSeq protein was modified relative to this genomic sequence to represent the inferred CDS: deleted 2 bases in 1 codon) — protein sequence MYLRMLSARKSHSTTESALGPDTCRGGGGRHDAWARLVVAMVTVQQPLRWGVGPLRRHDPPTDSLLRYGEPVLVSRNPEKRSPKARSLKVSPQQPVSTGPVPPPPKPKTTPTTVDPTKQAEEILNAILPPREWVEDNQLWIQQVSTTPSTRMDVVHLQEELDLKLQQRQARETGICPVRRELYSQCFDELIREVTINCAERGLLLLRVRDEIRMTIAAYQTLYESSVAFGMRKALQAEQGKSDMEKRIAELEDEKRDLERQVNEQKAKCEAIEKRESERRQVEEKKHGEEVQFLKRTNQQLKAQLEGIIAPKK from the exons atgtaCTTGCGCATGCTCAGTGCCCGTAAGTCGCACAGCACTACGGAGAGCGCTTTAGGacccgacacctgccgcggcggGGGGGGACGTCATGACGCTTGGGCGCGGCTCGTTGTTGCCATGGTGACGGTACAACAACCGCTCAGGTGGGGAGTGGGGCCTCTGCGCCGCCATGATCCCCCAACGGACTCGCTGCTCCGCTACGGAGAACCGGTGCTGGTGAGCCGCAAT CCGGAGAAGCGCTCCCCGAAG GCACGTTCTTTGAAAGTGAGTCCTCAGCAGCCTGTGTCAACAGGACCTGTGCCACCACCTCCAAAACCCAAGACGACTCCTACAACTGTAGATCCAACAAAACAGGCAGAAGAAATCTTAAATGCAATCCTGCCACCGAG AGAATGGGTGGAAGACAATCAGTTATGGATTCAGCAGGTGTCCACCACTCCCAGTACCCGAATGGATGTAGTTCATCTGCAGGAAGAGCTGGATCTCAAACTACAGCAAAGACAGGCTCGAGAAACGGGGATTTGTCCTGTCCGCAGGGAACTCTACTCACAATGCTTTG ATGAACTTATCCGTGAGGTTACGATTAACTGTGCAGAGCGGGGACTGTTGCTGCTTCGAGTCAGAGATGAAATCCGAATGACCATCGCCGCCTATCAGACACTGTATGAGAGCAGTGTTGCCTTTGGTATGAGGAAGGCATTACAGGCTGAGCAGGGCAAATCTGACATGGAAAAGAGA ATTGCAGAGTTAGAAGACGAAAAACGAGATTTGGAAAGACAAGTGAATGAGCAGAAAGCTAAATGCGAAGCAATTGAAAAACGTGAAAGTGAAAGGCGGCAGGTAGAGGAGAAGAAACATGGTGAAGAGGTGCAGTTCTTGAAACGAACTAATCAGCAGCTGAAG GCCCAACTTGAAGGCATCATTGCACCAAAGAAGTAG